In Mucilaginibacter celer, one DNA window encodes the following:
- the smpB gene encoding SsrA-binding protein SmpB, giving the protein MSQDNIYIKNKKAYFEYHILDKYTAGIQLLGTEIKSIRQGKANINDAFCTFINNQLYVRNLHISEYSFGSFYNHEAKRDRILLLNKKELKKLQTRGEEKGLTIVPLALFISERGFAKLEIGLAQGKKTYDKRETMKERDTKIELDRVMKR; this is encoded by the coding sequence ATGAGCCAGGATAACATCTACATAAAAAATAAAAAAGCATACTTTGAGTACCATATACTTGATAAGTACACCGCGGGCATTCAGTTGCTTGGTACCGAGATCAAGTCGATACGCCAGGGTAAAGCCAATATTAACGACGCCTTTTGTACATTCATCAACAACCAGTTGTATGTACGCAACCTGCATATTTCTGAATACTCGTTCGGCTCATTCTATAACCACGAAGCCAAGCGCGACAGGATCCTTTTACTCAATAAAAAAGAGCTTAAAAAACTTCAAACCCGTGGCGAAGAAAAAGGGTTAACAATAGTTCCGCTTGCCTTGTTCATTAGTGAGCGTGGATTTGCCAAACTGGAGATTGGCTTAGCCCAGGGTAAAAAGACCTACGATAAACGCGAAACCATGAAAGAGCGCGACACGAAGATTGAACTGGATAGGGTGATGAAAAGGTAA
- a CDS encoding metal-dependent transcriptional regulator yields MNTLAEENYLKAIYHLTVNDGNASTNSIASSLNTKASSVTDMFKKLAEKALINYIPYQGVSLTPSGEKIALGIIRKHRLWEYFLVEKLNFKWDEVHDLAEEMEHISSQELIDRLDRFMGYPKHDPHGDPIPDCNGNFSNDELKLVSAVTINQTGIISAVRDHSPSFLQYLDKQELTIGCRITVVDIIDYDHSITLQLNNKKIQISREVANNLLITNEQHS; encoded by the coding sequence ATGAATACTTTAGCCGAGGAAAACTACTTAAAAGCCATTTACCATCTCACTGTAAATGACGGCAATGCAAGCACCAACAGCATTGCATCCTCGCTAAATACCAAAGCATCGTCGGTTACAGATATGTTTAAAAAACTTGCCGAAAAAGCTTTGATTAACTACATACCCTACCAGGGTGTAAGCCTTACGCCATCGGGAGAGAAAATAGCTTTGGGTATTATCCGTAAACACAGGTTGTGGGAATATTTTTTGGTAGAGAAATTAAATTTTAAATGGGATGAAGTGCATGATCTTGCCGAAGAGATGGAACATATCTCATCGCAGGAGTTAATTGACCGGCTCGACCGGTTTATGGGCTACCCGAAACACGACCCGCACGGCGATCCTATCCCCGACTGCAATGGTAATTTCAGTAATGATGAATTAAAACTTGTTTCGGCGGTAACGATCAATCAAACCGGTATTATCTCGGCCGTGCGCGATCACAGCCCATCGTTTTTGCAATACCTCGATAAGCAGGAACTTACGATAGGCTGCAGGATAACAGTAGTTGATATTATTGATTACGATCATTCGATAACACTTCAATTGAATAACAAAAAAATACAGATCAGCCGCGAAGTGGCTAATAACCTATTAATAACAAATGAACAACACTCATAA
- a CDS encoding Lrp/AsnC family transcriptional regulator, which translates to MAAELDKIDLQILKILQENGRITNLQLSNEIGLSPAPTLERVRKLENAEYIKSYHALVDEEKLGLGIKTFIQISLDFHQKNTIQTFLDEIKTIKEVTECHHVTGQCDFLLKVYVRDIKSYEQLIMEKISRITVVKTFQTMMIMSTSKKEPIVPLEY; encoded by the coding sequence ATGGCTGCTGAATTAGATAAAATAGACCTACAGATACTCAAGATTTTACAGGAAAACGGAAGGATAACCAACCTCCAGCTATCCAACGAGATAGGGCTTTCACCGGCTCCGACGCTCGAGCGCGTGCGTAAACTTGAGAACGCCGAATACATAAAAAGCTATCATGCTTTAGTTGATGAAGAAAAGTTAGGCCTGGGTATCAAAACCTTTATCCAGATCTCGCTCGATTTTCACCAAAAGAATACTATCCAAACTTTTTTGGATGAAATTAAAACCATTAAAGAAGTTACCGAGTGTCACCACGTAACCGGGCAGTGTGATTTTTTACTGAAAGTTTACGTGCGCGACATCAAATCATACGAACAACTGATCATGGAAAAAATCAGCCGCATTACCGTGGTGAAAACATTCCAAACCATGATGATCATGTCGACCAGTAAAAAGGAGCCGATAGTGCCGCTGGAGTATTAG
- a CDS encoding protein-L-isoaspartate(D-aspartate) O-methyltransferase, translated as MAYKYIDNYREQGARKRLVDVLRKKGIGDEHVLEAIGKVKRHCFFDETFWNQAYRDIAFPIGEGQTISQPYTVAYQTELLHIRKGDKVLEIGTGSGYQTCILLELGATVYTIERQEKLYHRTKFVLPNEMGYNAHFFLGDGSIGKAEHAPYDKIIVTAGAPTVPEVLLKQLNIGGILVIPVGDEETQKMVTILKVGENDYEKIVLDTFRFVPLVGDKAW; from the coding sequence ATGGCTTACAAGTATATTGATAATTACCGCGAACAAGGCGCCCGGAAAAGACTGGTTGATGTTTTAAGAAAAAAAGGAATAGGCGATGAGCATGTGCTGGAGGCCATTGGCAAAGTAAAACGTCATTGCTTTTTTGATGAAACTTTCTGGAACCAGGCTTACAGGGATATTGCCTTCCCGATAGGCGAGGGACAAACCATATCCCAGCCTTATACGGTAGCCTATCAAACCGAACTGCTTCATATCCGGAAAGGAGATAAAGTATTGGAGATTGGTACTGGATCAGGTTATCAAACCTGCATCCTGTTGGAGCTTGGCGCAACGGTTTATACTATCGAAAGGCAGGAAAAACTATACCATCGCACTAAATTTGTATTGCCCAATGAAATGGGCTACAACGCGCACTTTTTTTTAGGCGATGGCTCAATTGGCAAAGCCGAACACGCTCCGTATGATAAGATCATCGTAACAGCCGGCGCGCCCACAGTGCCCGAAGTATTATTAAAGCAATTAAATATAGGCGGCATCCTCGTAATCCCTGTAGGAGATGAAGAAACCCAAAAAATGGTTACGATATTAAAGGTTGGCGAGAACGATTATGAGAAGATAGTGTTGGATACTTTTAGATTTGTACCGCTGGTAGGGGATAAGGCGTGGTAG
- a CDS encoding dihydrolipoamide acetyltransferase family protein — MAKYQLLLPKMGESVAEATVIKWLKNPGDKVDADEAVMEIATDKVDSDVPSPVAGKLVEQLYQENDVVQVGAVIAVIETYEPDTPPPLPAQPETPVADEPYHANGNGTLYHESVPFTDIKDQPELELQPENLYNIPGVDQLEQRPAPTAPVFKAEGRFYSPLVRNIATQEGISTDELDHIPGTGSDGRLTKDDLLNYLQNKTSQVASTPDVSQPVEAFNPPPVDVSSPPSIETVIPHTEAVLPSSAQPGVVDSIEQQEVVTEEAQPAANSSEPVQPTASEDAAEPAQAKTEEAPAPESKPAPAPVATSTSGADEIIEMDRMRRLIAEHMVMSKQTSPHVTSFVEADVTNLVLWREKVKNSFEKREGEKITFTPIFIEAVVKAIKDFPMINVTVNGTQIIKKAAINISMATALPNGNLIVPVIKKADELNLVGLTKAVNDLAGRARIGKLLPDDVKEGTFTITNVGSFGNVMGTPIINQPQVAILAVGAIKKKPAVIETKEGDMIAIRHMMFLSLSYDHRVVDGALGGSFVRRVADYLERWDSSREF; from the coding sequence ATGGCTAAATACCAACTATTGTTGCCAAAAATGGGGGAGAGCGTTGCAGAAGCAACTGTTATTAAATGGCTTAAAAACCCCGGAGATAAGGTTGATGCTGATGAAGCGGTAATGGAGATTGCAACCGATAAGGTTGACTCTGATGTACCCTCGCCTGTCGCTGGTAAATTAGTTGAACAACTGTATCAGGAAAACGATGTAGTGCAGGTTGGTGCCGTTATTGCAGTTATTGAAACCTATGAGCCCGACACTCCGCCACCTTTACCTGCGCAACCGGAAACTCCTGTTGCCGACGAACCTTATCATGCTAACGGCAACGGAACTTTATATCACGAATCAGTACCTTTTACAGATATAAAAGATCAGCCTGAGCTGGAGTTACAGCCTGAAAACTTGTATAACATACCAGGAGTTGATCAACTGGAACAGCGGCCTGCACCAACTGCTCCTGTTTTTAAAGCAGAAGGGCGTTTTTATTCGCCATTGGTGCGCAATATTGCTACCCAGGAAGGGATCAGTACAGACGAACTTGACCATATCCCGGGAACCGGTTCGGACGGGCGTTTAACCAAGGACGACCTGTTAAATTACCTGCAAAATAAAACCTCGCAGGTTGCTTCTACACCAGATGTATCGCAGCCCGTTGAAGCCTTTAATCCGCCGCCGGTAGACGTATCGAGCCCTCCGTCAATAGAAACGGTTATCCCGCATACAGAAGCTGTACTGCCATCATCTGCTCAGCCCGGCGTGGTTGATAGCATTGAACAACAGGAAGTTGTTACTGAAGAAGCCCAGCCGGCTGCCAATAGTTCTGAGCCTGTTCAGCCAACAGCCTCTGAGGATGCTGCTGAACCCGCTCAGGCAAAAACCGAAGAAGCTCCTGCACCTGAAAGCAAGCCTGCACCGGCTCCGGTTGCTACCTCAACTTCCGGCGCAGATGAGATTATTGAAATGGACAGGATGCGCCGCCTTATTGCCGAGCACATGGTGATGAGCAAGCAAACATCGCCGCACGTAACTTCATTTGTTGAGGCCGATGTAACCAACCTGGTACTATGGCGCGAAAAAGTAAAAAACAGCTTTGAAAAACGCGAAGGCGAAAAAATAACCTTTACCCCGATATTTATTGAAGCGGTAGTTAAGGCTATTAAAGATTTCCCGATGATCAACGTAACCGTTAACGGCACGCAGATCATTAAAAAAGCTGCTATCAACATAAGCATGGCCACAGCATTGCCAAACGGTAACCTGATAGTACCGGTTATTAAAAAGGCTGATGAACTAAACCTTGTAGGCTTAACCAAGGCCGTTAATGACCTGGCCGGCCGTGCCCGTATCGGCAAATTGCTGCCTGATGATGTTAAAGAAGGCACTTTCACCATCACCAACGTAGGATCGTTTGGTAACGTGATGGGTACGCCAATCATCAATCAGCCACAGGTTGCCATTTTGGCTGTAGGTGCCATCAAGAAAAAACCGGCGGTAATTGAAACCAAAGAAGGTGACATGATAGCTATACGCCACATGATGTTCCTTTCGCTCTCCTACGATCACAGGGTGGTTGACGGCGCTTTAGGCGGATCATTTGTACGCCGTGTAGCCGATTACCTGGAAAGATGGGATAGCTCAAGAGAGTTTTAA
- the ung gene encoding uracil-DNA glycosylase: MAIALPPSWLEVLEQEFDKPYMVKLRDFLKSERESGQVVYPKNADIFNAFNTTHFEDVKVVILGQDPYHGAHQAHGLSFSVQKGIAIPRSLMNIYKELQSDIPGFIPPSHGNLEEWAKQGVLLLNATLTVRASTPGSHQKRGWEEFTDHVIKTISDKKEAIVFILWGAFAQSKAVLIDEKKHFIIRSPHPSPFSADRGFFGSKPFSKTNEILKKEGKQPIDWQIH; the protein is encoded by the coding sequence ATGGCGATTGCATTACCACCATCATGGCTTGAGGTTTTAGAACAGGAATTTGATAAACCTTACATGGTAAAACTGCGGGATTTTTTAAAAAGCGAGCGCGAATCGGGCCAGGTTGTTTACCCTAAAAACGCCGACATATTCAACGCATTCAACACAACCCATTTTGAGGATGTTAAGGTGGTGATATTAGGGCAGGATCCTTATCACGGCGCTCACCAGGCGCATGGCTTATCCTTTTCGGTACAAAAGGGCATTGCTATCCCCCGTTCGTTAATGAATATTTATAAAGAGCTGCAAAGCGATATCCCCGGCTTTATACCACCCTCACACGGCAATCTCGAAGAGTGGGCCAAACAAGGTGTACTATTGCTAAATGCCACGCTAACGGTACGGGCAAGCACCCCGGGTTCACATCAAAAACGAGGTTGGGAAGAGTTTACCGACCATGTGATCAAAACCATCTCAGATAAAAAAGAAGCAATCGTATTTATACTGTGGGGGGCCTTTGCCCAATCAAAAGCGGTACTGATCGATGAAAAGAAACATTTCATCATCCGCTCGCCCCACCCATCGCCCTTCTCGGCCGATCGTGGCTTTTTTGGCAGCAAACCTTTCTCAAAAACCAATGAGATCTTGAAAAAAGAAGGAAAGCAGCCAATTGACTGGCAAATACATTAA
- a CDS encoding metalloprotease family protein, translating to MFFIPGIVIAIATFPGVIVHEFAHLLFCRLRKVAVFEVCYFRFANPLGYVIHENTTNFYTTFLISMGPFFVNTLLCLLICIPAYMPISFFEVEHPLSYFLMWLGISIGMHAIPSNQDANNLYEQAKTEAKSGNVLAIISFPITGLIYLFNILRIVWADLFYGIAIGVGLPSLIFKS from the coding sequence ATGTTTTTTATTCCAGGTATTGTAATAGCTATTGCCACATTTCCAGGCGTTATTGTTCATGAGTTTGCCCACCTGCTTTTTTGCAGGCTGCGTAAAGTGGCTGTTTTTGAGGTGTGTTATTTCAGGTTTGCCAATCCATTGGGTTATGTAATTCACGAAAACACCACCAACTTTTATACTACATTCCTGATAAGTATGGGGCCGTTTTTTGTAAATACACTTTTATGTTTACTGATCTGCATTCCCGCTTACATGCCGATCAGCTTTTTTGAGGTAGAGCATCCGCTGTCATATTTTTTAATGTGGCTTGGAATTTCTATTGGCATGCACGCCATCCCATCCAACCAGGATGCAAATAATTTATATGAGCAGGCTAAAACAGAGGCCAAAAGCGGTAACGTGCTGGCAATCATCTCCTTTCCAATTACCGGCCTTATATATTTATTTAATATATTACGTATTGTTTGGGCCGATTTATTTTATGGAATAGCCATTGGGGTTGGCTTACCATCGCTTATTTTCAAGTCATAA
- a CDS encoding DUF2892 domain-containing protein, producing the protein MSNIVRLVIACVVMGAAIALCAFGFWGWGILVLFLGGIILLSFFFNENMIIAQYFLRKEDSAKAEEWLLKITDYEKQLYKSQHGYYNLLIGLIESRKAPLKAEKYYKKALSLGMKMSHNTALAKLSLAGIAMAKRDKREATRLLSEASKDDKNKLLTEQIKMMKGQMAQMDKQQVVRGGYRQF; encoded by the coding sequence ATGTCAAACATTGTTCGGTTAGTTATTGCCTGTGTGGTGATGGGTGCTGCAATTGCACTGTGTGCATTTGGTTTTTGGGGTTGGGGCATTTTAGTTTTGTTTTTGGGCGGTATCATCCTGCTCAGCTTCTTCTTTAACGAGAATATGATCATTGCGCAGTATTTTCTGCGTAAGGAAGATTCGGCTAAAGCCGAAGAGTGGTTATTGAAAATAACCGATTATGAAAAACAGTTATATAAAAGCCAACACGGTTATTATAACCTGTTAATCGGTTTGATCGAGTCGCGCAAGGCGCCTTTAAAGGCAGAGAAATATTATAAGAAAGCATTATCGCTGGGTATGAAAATGTCGCACAACACGGCATTGGCAAAATTAAGCCTTGCAGGTATAGCGATGGCCAAGCGTGATAAACGTGAAGCAACGCGTTTATTATCAGAAGCATCAAAAGATGATAAGAACAAATTGCTTACCGAGCAAATTAAAATGATGAAAGGCCAGATGGCGCAAATGGATAAACAGCAGGTAGTTAGGGGTGGTTACCGCCAGTTTTAA
- a CDS encoding Nramp family divalent metal transporter: protein MNNTHNESLGNVHGSVTTENKTGWRKLLAFLGPAYLVSVGYMDPGNWATDIAGGSAFGYKLIWVLFVSNMIALLLQSLAARLGIVRGLDLAQASKNAYPRFVNFWLYILAQIAIVACDLAEIIGMAIGLKLLFHLPLIWGVSLTITDTVLMLYLMNKGMRKLEGFIISMIFIVGLSFLVEMFIVHPDAAEVAKGFIPGNLFKGDKISQQMLYIAIGIIGATVMPHNLYLHSSLVQTRKITRTEDGFRSAIKFNLFDTVIALNLAFFVNAAILILAASAFFRNGYFEVAEIQDAYKLLEHIFGAIAPTLFAIALIASGQSSTITGTLAGQIIMEGHINLRIEPWLRRLLTRLLAIVPAVFTILYYGEDGLGKLLILSQVVLSLQLGFAVIPLIHFTSDRKRMGKFAINSLTLVLSWASALLIVALNAKLVYEQIGDWISETSSPVLIYTIVVPIVIGIGLLLVYVFLRPLLFKHYDRPAYVPHGIANAITELDAITYNHIGITIDFSSNDTECLRHAIMQGGKTATYTLIHVVETAGARYYGGQVMDNETQVDFDNLDKYVCALKNLGYAADGQIGYGNPASAIAEIVKKEGVDFIVMGSHGHKALKDLIFGTTVNSVRHKVNIPVLVVKPQSN from the coding sequence ATGAACAACACTCATAACGAATCATTAGGGAATGTACACGGCTCGGTAACTACCGAAAACAAAACGGGCTGGCGCAAACTATTGGCTTTTTTAGGCCCGGCCTACCTCGTAAGCGTTGGCTATATGGATCCCGGTAACTGGGCTACTGATATTGCGGGCGGCAGCGCTTTTGGGTATAAACTGATCTGGGTACTTTTTGTATCTAACATGATTGCCTTGTTACTGCAATCGCTGGCGGCGCGGTTGGGCATTGTGCGCGGGCTTGATTTGGCGCAAGCATCAAAAAATGCTTATCCGCGCTTTGTTAATTTCTGGCTGTATATCCTGGCTCAGATAGCCATCGTTGCCTGCGATCTGGCCGAGATTATCGGTATGGCTATCGGCTTAAAACTTTTATTTCACCTGCCATTAATCTGGGGGGTATCGCTCACCATTACCGATACTGTGCTGATGCTTTACCTGATGAATAAAGGCATGCGCAAACTGGAAGGCTTTATCATTTCGATGATATTTATAGTAGGCCTGTCGTTTTTGGTGGAGATGTTTATTGTGCACCCGGATGCAGCGGAAGTTGCCAAAGGTTTTATTCCGGGCAATTTGTTTAAGGGCGATAAAATAAGCCAGCAGATGCTATATATCGCGATAGGAATTATCGGCGCCACGGTGATGCCGCATAACCTGTACCTGCACTCATCGTTAGTGCAAACCCGTAAAATTACCCGTACCGAAGACGGCTTTCGCTCGGCCATAAAATTTAACCTGTTTGATACGGTTATTGCGCTTAACCTGGCATTTTTTGTTAATGCCGCCATACTGATATTAGCCGCCAGCGCCTTTTTCAGAAATGGGTACTTTGAAGTGGCCGAAATACAGGATGCCTATAAATTATTAGAACATATTTTTGGCGCTATAGCCCCTACTTTGTTCGCCATAGCACTGATAGCATCGGGCCAAAGCTCAACCATTACCGGTACCCTGGCAGGGCAGATCATTATGGAAGGCCATATCAACCTGCGTATCGAGCCCTGGCTGCGCCGCCTGCTCACCCGGCTGCTGGCTATTGTACCTGCGGTATTCACCATTCTTTACTATGGTGAAGATGGCTTAGGTAAGCTTTTGATATTAAGCCAGGTGGTTTTAAGCCTGCAATTGGGCTTTGCTGTTATCCCGTTGATTCATTTTACATCCGACAGGAAAAGGATGGGCAAATTTGCCATCAATAGTTTAACACTTGTTTTATCATGGGCAAGCGCATTATTAATTGTGGCCCTAAACGCCAAACTGGTTTATGAACAAATTGGCGATTGGATAAGCGAAACATCGTCGCCGGTGCTGATCTACACTATTGTGGTACCGATTGTTATTGGAATAGGCCTCTTACTTGTTTATGTGTTTTTGAGGCCATTGTTATTTAAACATTACGACCGGCCAGCTTACGTACCGCACGGTATAGCCAACGCCATTACCGAGCTTGATGCTATAACCTATAATCATATTGGCATTACCATCGATTTTTCGAGCAACGATACCGAATGTTTGCGCCATGCCATTATGCAGGGAGGTAAAACCGCCACTTATACGCTCATACACGTGGTGGAGACGGCGGGCGCCAGGTATTATGGCGGCCAGGTAATGGATAATGAAACACAGGTAGATTTTGACAACCTTGACAAATATGTATGCGCCTTAAAAAACCTTGGCTATGCAGCTGATGGCCAGATTGGCTACGGCAACCCGGCCAGCGCCATTGCCGAAATTGTAAAAAAGGAAGGTGTAGATTTTATTGTAATGGGCTCGCACGGGCACAAGGCTTTAAAAGATCTGATATTCGGTACTACTGTAAACTCGGTAAGGCATAAGGTAAACATACCGGTATTGGTGGTGAAGCCACAATCAAACTAA
- a CDS encoding competence/damage-inducible protein A, with amino-acid sequence MLAEIITIGDEILIGQIVDTNSAWMATELNKIGLRVKQISSVSDDREHILKALSEAAGRANVIFITGGLGPTKDDITKKTLAEYFGVELVESKDALANVERIFAKYNRPLLEINKQQALVPANCEVVLNHNGTAPGMWFNHNGVIYMSMPGVPFEMMYMMEGQVIPKIKATLKLPVIIHKTLLTVGEGESFLAERIADIENDLPSNIKLAYLPKLGQVRLRLSAFGEDEAALQADVDRFAARFIERIGAPFVIDEDIPLEKAILDMMESRGLTLSVAESCTGGYLSHLFTQHPGSSHVFLGGAVSYSYELKESILGVRNETLWQHGAVSEETVKEMVEGALLNFKSDLAVAITGVAGPGGGTEDKPVGTVWIAVAAKQKTTIKKYTFGGKRRQNIERSAIMALSMLNTLLAEIEK; translated from the coding sequence ATGCTGGCAGAAATAATTACCATTGGCGACGAGATATTGATAGGACAAATAGTTGATACCAACTCGGCCTGGATGGCTACCGAACTGAATAAAATAGGTTTACGGGTGAAACAGATCTCGTCGGTAAGTGATGATCGGGAGCACATCCTGAAAGCCTTGTCAGAAGCTGCCGGCCGTGCCAATGTTATTTTTATTACCGGTGGATTAGGCCCTACAAAGGATGATATCACCAAAAAAACCTTAGCCGAATATTTTGGCGTTGAGCTTGTGGAAAGCAAGGATGCCCTTGCCAATGTTGAACGCATTTTTGCCAAATACAACCGTCCGCTATTGGAGATTAATAAGCAGCAGGCACTGGTGCCCGCTAATTGCGAGGTGGTGCTTAATCACAATGGTACCGCGCCGGGCATGTGGTTTAATCACAATGGGGTAATCTATATGTCGATGCCGGGAGTACCCTTCGAGATGATGTATATGATGGAGGGGCAGGTTATCCCTAAAATAAAAGCTACGCTTAAGTTACCGGTTATCATACATAAAACCTTGCTTACGGTAGGCGAGGGAGAATCATTTTTAGCCGAGCGGATTGCCGATATTGAAAACGACCTGCCATCAAATATTAAACTGGCCTATTTGCCAAAACTGGGCCAGGTACGTTTACGTTTAAGTGCATTTGGCGAGGATGAGGCCGCGTTACAGGCGGATGTTGATCGCTTTGCTGCAAGGTTTATTGAGCGCATAGGCGCACCATTTGTTATTGACGAAGATATTCCGCTTGAGAAGGCGATACTTGATATGATGGAAAGCCGTGGCCTTACCCTATCAGTTGCCGAGAGTTGCACAGGCGGTTATTTGTCGCATTTATTTACCCAGCACCCCGGCTCATCGCATGTGTTTTTAGGTGGCGCGGTGTCGTACTCGTACGAACTAAAAGAGAGCATATTGGGTGTACGTAACGAAACCCTGTGGCAACATGGAGCCGTTAGCGAAGAAACTGTAAAAGAAATGGTGGAGGGTGCGTTGCTGAATTTTAAATCGGATTTGGCGGTGGCAATTACGGGTGTTGCAGGCCCCGGCGGAGGCACCGAAGATAAACCCGTTGGCACTGTGTGGATTGCAGTTGCAGCCAAACAAAAAACCACGATAAAGAAATACACATTTGGTGGTAAACGCCGTCAAAACATTGAAAGGAGCGCTATAATGGCGTTATCAATGTTGAATACTTTACTTGCAGAAATTGAAAAGTAA